The following are from one region of the Salmo trutta chromosome 20, fSalTru1.1, whole genome shotgun sequence genome:
- the LOC115155589 gene encoding gamma-crystallin M3-like, translating to MSNTSMNMGRATFYEDRNFQGRSYECSSDCPDISSYMSRCQSCRVQSGCFMVYERPNYMGNQYFMKRGEYSDYQSMMGMSDGFRSCRMIPMHRGNYRMRIYERENFGGQMHEMMDDCDSIQERYRMSDCQSCNVMDGHWLMYEQPHFRGRQMYMRPGEYRSFRDMGMSGMRFMSMRRITDMC from the exons ATGTCCAACACCAGCATGAACATGGGCAGG GCCACCTTCTACGAGGACAGGAACTTCCAGGGCCGCTCTTATGAGTGCAGCTCCGACTGCCCTGACATTTCCTCCTACATGAGCAGGTGCCAATCCTGCAGGGTCCAGAGTGGATGCTTCATGGTGTACGAGCGCCCCAACTACATGGGAAACCAGTACTTCATGAAGAGGGGAGAGTACTCTGACTACCAGAGTATGATGGGAATGAGCGATGGTTTCAGGTCCTGTCGCATGATCCCCATG CACCGTGGAAACTACAGGATGAGGATCTACGAGAGGGAGAACTTCGGAGGTCAGATGCACGAGATGATGGACGACTGTGACTCCATCCAGGAGCGTTACCGTATGTCCGACTGCCAGTCCTGCAACGTGATGGACGGCCACTGGCTGATGTACGAGCAGCCCCACTTCAGAGGCAGGCAGATGTACATGAGGCCTGGAGAGTACAGGAGCTTCAGAGATATGGGCATGAGTGGCATGAGGTTCATGAGCATGAGGCGTATCACTGATATGTGTTAG
- the LOC115155337 gene encoding gamma-crystallin M3 — protein sequence MMGKIIFYEDKNFQGRSYETSSDCSELTSYLSRCHSCRVESGNFMVYDRPNFMGNQYFMRRGEYSDYMSMMGMRECIRSCRMIPMHRGNYRMRIYERENFGGQMHEMMDDCDSIQERYRMSDCQSCNVMDGHWLMYEQPHFRGRQMYMRPGEYRNFREMGMGMGGMGSMSGMRCMSMRRIMDNMSM from the exons ATGATGGGCAAG ATCATCTTCTACGAGGACAAGAACTTCCAGGGTCGTTCCTATGAGACCAGCTCCGATTGCTCTGAGTTGACCTCCTACCTGAGCAGGTGCCACTCCTGCAGGGTTGAGAGCGGCAACTTCATGGTGTACGATCGCCCTAACTTCATGGGAAACCAGTACTTCATGAGGAGGGGAGAGTACTCTGACTACATGAGTATGATGGGAATGAGGGAGTGCATCAGGTCCTGCCGCATGATCCCCATG CACCGTGGAAACTACAGGATGAGGATCTACGAGAGGGAGAACTTCGGAGGTCAGATGCACGAGATGATGGACGACTGTGACTCCATCCAGGAGCGTTACCGTATGTCCGACTGCCAGTCCTGCAACGTGATGGACGGCCACTGGCTGATGTACGAGCAGCCCCACTTCAGAGGCAGGCAGATGTACATGAGGCCTGGAGAGTACAGGAATTTCAGAGAGATGGGCATGGGAATGGGCGGCATGGGCAGCATGAGTGGCATGAGGTGCATGAGCATGAGACGTATCATGGACAACATGTCTATGTAA
- the LOC115155591 gene encoding gamma-crystallin M3-like: MMGKIIFYEDKNFQGRSYETSQDCPDMSSYLSRCHSCRVESGCFMVYDRPNFMGNQYFMKRGEYSDYQRMMGMNDCIRSSRMIPMHHGNFRMRIYERENFGGQMHEMMDDCDSIQERYRMSDCQSCNVMDGHWLMYEQPHFRGRQMYMRPGEYRSFRDMGMSGMRFMSMRRIMDNMSM, encoded by the exons ATGATGGGCAAG ATCATCTTCTACGAGGACAAGAACTTCCAGGGTCGTTCCTATGAGACCAGCCAGGACTGCCCCGACATGTCCTCCTACCTGAGCAGGTGCCACTCCTGCAGGGTTGAGAGCGGCTGCTTCATGGTGTACGATCGCCCTAACTTCATGGGAAACCAGTACTTCATGAAGAGGGGAGAGTACTCTGACTACCAGCGCATGATGGGAATGAATGACTGCATCAGGTCAAGCCGCATGATCCCCATG CACCATGGAAACTTTAGGATGAGGATCTACGAGAGGGAAAACTTCGGAGGTCAGATGCACGAGATGATGGACGACTGTGACTCCATCCAGGAGCGTTACCGTATGTCCGACTGCCAGTCCTGCAACGTGATGGACGGCCACTGGCTGATGTACGAGCAGCCCCACTTCAGAGGCAGGCAGATGTACATGAGGCCTGGAGAGTACAGGAGCTTCAGAGATATGGGCATGAGTGGCATGAGGTTCATGAGCATGAGGCGTATCATGGACAACATGTCTATGTAA
- the LOC115155588 gene encoding gamma-crystallin M3-like, translating into MSNTSMNMGRATFYEDRNFQGRSYECSSDCPDISSYMSRCQSCRVQSGCFMMYERPNYMGNQYFMKRGEYSDYQSMMGMSDGFRSCRMIPMHRGNFRMRIYERENFGGQMHEMMDDCDSIQERYRMSDCQSCNVMDGHWLMYEQPHFRGRQMYMRPGEYRSFREMGMGMGGMGGMSGMRFMSMRRIMDNMSM; encoded by the exons ATGTCCAACACCAGCATGAACATGGGCAGG GCCACCTTCTACGAGGACAGGAACTTCCAGGGCCGCTCTTATGAGTGCAGCTCCGACTGCCCTGACATTTCCTCCTACATGAGCAGGTGCCAATCCTGCAGGGTCCAGAGTGGATGCTTCATGATGTACGAGCGCCCCAACTACATGGGAAACCAGTACTTCATGAAGAGGGGAGAGTACTCTGACTACCAGAGTATGATGGGAATGAGCGATGGTTTCAGGTCCTGTCGCATGATCCCCATG CATCGTGGAAACTTCAGGATGAGGATCTACGAGAGGGAGAACTTCGGAGGTCAGATGCACGAGATGATGGATGACTGTGACTCCATCCAGGAGCGTTACCGTATGTCCGACTGCCAGTCCTGCAACGTGATGGACGGCCACTGGCTGATGTACGAGCAGCCCCACTTCAGAGGCAGGCAGATGTACATGAGGCCTGGAGAGTACAGGAGCTTCAGAGAGATGGGCATGGGAATGGGAGGCATGGGCGGCATGAGTGGCATGAGGTTCATGAGCATGAGGCGTATCATGGACAACATGTCTATGTAA